The following are encoded in a window of Lynx canadensis isolate LIC74 chromosome B1, mLynCan4.pri.v2, whole genome shotgun sequence genomic DNA:
- the LOC115511992 gene encoding heterogeneous nuclear ribonucleoprotein A1-like: MSKSESPKEPEQLRKLFIGGLSFETTDESLRSHFEQWGTLMDCVVMRDPNTKRSRGFGFVTYATVEEVDAAMNARPHKVDGRVVEPKRTVSREDFQRPGAHLTVKKIFVGGIKEDTEEHHLRDYFEQYGKIEVIETMTDRGSGKKKGCLFCNI, from the coding sequence ATGTCTAAGTCAGAGTCTCCCAAAGAGCCTGAACAGCTGCGGAAGCTTTTCATTGGAGGTTTGAGCTTTGAAACAACCGATGAGAGTCTGAGGAGCCATTTTGAGCAATGGGGAACGCTTATGGACTGTGTGGTAATGAGAGATCCAAATACCAAGCGTTCCAGAGGCTTTGGGTTTGTCACCTATGCCACTGTGGAAGAGGTGGATGCAGCCATGAATGCAAGGCCACACAAGGTGGATGGAAGAGTTGTAGAACCAAAGAGGACTGTCTCTAGAGAAGATTTTCAAAGACCTGGTGCCCACTTAACTGTGAAAAAGATTTTTGTCGGTggcattaaagaagacactgAAGAACATCATCTAAGAGATTATTTTGAACAGTATGGGAAAATTGAAGTGATTGAAACCATGACTGACCGAGGCAGTGGCAAAAAGAaaggttgtttgttttgtaacaTTTGA